The following are encoded together in the Vigna unguiculata cultivar IT97K-499-35 chromosome 2, ASM411807v1, whole genome shotgun sequence genome:
- the LOC114173976 gene encoding protein SHORT ROOT IN SALT MEDIUM 1 isoform X1: MYSSRGSGGYGQSYTSQSAYAQNLGANYSGSSVGGHDVGQHSVASRHSTMLGGSQEVDVSGYRAHTSTAAQYGGQYSSVYGSAALSSAQQVPSLSTKGSASSALDGRGGYALGVSDSPKFASGDYVSSSSHAYGHKTEQLYGEKGLEYSGIDRRQYGERQSGYIGRDLTSDPAGRYAADPVGFSHQRQQSEIYDRIDQAALLRQEQLLKAQSLQAASLDGGTRQADYLAARAAASRHPTQDLVSYGGRMDSDPRGSSMLSATSYGGQHAPSILGAAPRRNVDDLLYSQNASNPGYGVSLPPGRDYASGKGLHGNAMEIDYPGNVLPHGGHTDRKDDRASYLREFELREEERRRERLRERERDREKEKERERLRERERERERERDRIMERREKERERERKRAVETKHERTPARSSKDPRVTSKDLRGSSLTKEGRSSRRDSPHHGALHRHHSPVKEKRREYVCKVYPARLVDVERDYLLIDKRYPRLFVSPEFSKAIVNWPKENLKLSIHTPVSFEHDYIEEDSATEPRDSTSKLLLGQSPNSEQGNTVWNAKIILMNGLSRSALEELSSDKIVDDRIPHMCNFLRFAVLKKDHSFMAVGGPWKAVDGVDPSIDNNSLIKTALRYAKEVLQLDLQNCQRWNPFLEIHYDRIGKDGFFSHKEITVLYVPDLSDCLPSLDEWRDKWLAHKKAVAEREHQLSLKKEKLRDNKDVPKDKTEKRKDSAPSGQSDVKKKEKDGNTVKEEIEKTGVDNNKIAKKEGSDIGDEGKSAEKKSGETAAGQTTSGVKSVKKKIIKRIVKQKVGTKANSTTSKQINKSGEKDVTDQVTTSNVTDQDDKSSVDPTGVKTLVAEDVSVQKTDGEEGKDKQMNSIESKAQNNLDPSVNVVAGDPAVKTTKKRKIIKRVPKKKVVGEASKSLVSDPKKEEGNLGEDGTQSSGKQIADATTGGTEVKKIVKVVPKKKIKTPASKKQDLTADSNTTETVSDKKEEGNVVPVQAQNDTQSTGKQTANADTTVVTEVKKTGKVVPKIQSKSAASEKRDNAADSSKTETKSDHDDNKEERGTGEKGGTKTDKQKASDKDVNNVKGKVKEGDKSHERNGKDESKSKPSKEVKEKRKSDEPPRHAGFILQTKTTKDSKMRSLSLSLDSLLDYTDKDVEESTLELSLFAESFYEMLQFQMGSRILTFLQKLRMNFVIKRNQRKRQREDEHEKDDVNKSSPVKRQKGDDSSVKIERTNMDTNPTHLDDEKAVSENDNSNNDKEDVVKMEEESDEEEDPEEDPEEYEEMEDGSPKHDASDDKNVEQEAIADIKPENITNDKATDETSKGEIKVKDEVQESKADTQLKEEKDDTKKETPAVKEVVVDRELLQAFRFFDRNRVGYIRVEDMRIIIHNMGMFLSHRDVKELVQSALLESNTGRDDRILYNKLVRMSDI; the protein is encoded by the exons ATGTATTCTTCACGAGGGAGTGGCGGTTACGGCCAATCCTACACGAGTCAATCCGCATATGCCCAGAAC CTGGGAGCTAATTACTCTGGGAGTTCCGTTGGGGGACATGATGTGGGTCAGCATTCCGTGGCTTCTAGGCATTCAACAATGTTAGGTGGTTCTCAGGAAGTTGATGTTAGTGGGTATAGGGCTCATACTTCCACTGCTGCACAGTATGGGGGACAGTATAGTTCTGTTTATGGCTCGGCTGCTTTAAGCAGTGCACAGCAG GTCCCTTCATTGAGTACTAAGGGTTCTGCATCATCAGCTTTAGATGGTCGTGGAGGTTATGCTTTGGGTGTCTCTGATTCACCTAAGTTTGCTTCCGGAGATTATGTCTCCTCCTCAAGCCATGCATATGGTCACAAAACTGAACAATTGTATGGTGAAAAAGGTTTGGAGTATTCTGGAATAGATAGGAGGCAATATGGTGAACGACAGAGTGGTTACATTGGTAGGGACTTGACAAGTGATCCAGCTGGAAGATATGCTGCTGATCCTGTTGGGTTTAGTCATCAACGTCAG CAGTCAGAAATATATGACCGCATTGATCAGGCAGCTTTGCTTCGACAAGAGCAGTTGCTTAAAGCTCAGTCTCTGCAAGCTGCATCACTTGATGGGGGTACTAG ACAAGCTGATTATCTTGCAGCTAGGGCTGCTGCTAGTCGTCACCCCACTCAAGATCTTGTGTCCTATGGAGGAAGAATGGATTCTGATCCCCGTGGTTCGTCCATGCTAAGTGCTACTTCTTATGGTGGACAACATGCACCATCAATATTAGGAGCAGCTCCAAGGAGAAATGTGGATGATCTCTTGTATTCTCAAAATGCTTCAAACCCTGGTTATGGAGTGAGCCTACCTCCTGGTAGGGACTATGCCAGTGGTAAAGGTCTTCATGGGAATGCCATGGAGATAGACTACCCAGGAAATGTGCTGCCACATGGTGGGCATACTGATCGCAAGGATGACCGAGCCAGCTATCTACGAGAATTTGAGCTAAGGGAAGAAGAGCGACGCCGGGAGCGCTTGCGTGAGAGAGAGAGGGAcagagaaaaggagaaagaacgTGAACGATTGCGAGAACGGGAACGAGAAAGGGAACGCGAAAGGGATCGCATTATGGAGCGGCGTGAGAAGGAGAGGGAGCGTGAGCGCAAACGTGCAGTTGAAACTAAGCATGAACGAACTCCAGCGAGATCCTCCAAGGATCCCCGTGTTACTTCAAAAGATCTCCGTGGGTCATCTTTGACAAAGGAAGGGAGATCTTCTCGACGGGACTCCCCACATCATGGTGCTTTACATAG GCACCATTCACCTGTTAAAGAAAAACGGAGAGAATATGTCTGCAAG GTATACCCAGCCCGTTTGGTAGATGTTGAGAGGGATTACCTCTTGATAGATAAGCGATATCCCCGACTGTTTGTCTCTCCTGAATTCTCCAAG gcTATTGTGAATTGGCCAAAGGAAAACCTTAAATTGTCTATTCACACTCCTGTCAG TTTTGAGCATGACTATATTGAAGAAGACAGTGCAACTGAGCCTAGGGACTCCACCAGCAAGCTTTTGCTGGGACAATCTCCAAATTCAGAACAAGGAAATACAGTTTGGAATGCCAAA ATAATCTTGATGAATGGACTTAGTAGGTCTGCATTGGAAGAGTTATCCTCTGATAAAATTGTTGATGATCGCATTCCTCATATGTGCAATTTCCTTAGATTTGCGGTTCTTAAGAAGGACCATTCATTCATGGCAGTTGGCGGTCCTTGGAAAGCTGTGGATGGGGTTGATCCATCTATTGACAATAACTCCTTAATCAAAACTGCTCTAAG ATATGCAAAGGAAGTACTTCAACTTGACTTGCAGAATTGTCAACGGTGGAATCCTTTTCTAGAG ATACATTATGATAGAATTGGCAAAGATGGTTTCTTTAGCCACAAGGAGATCACTGTTCTTTATGTTCCCGATTTGTCGGACTGCCTCCCTTCGTTGGATGAATGGCGTGACAAATGGCTTGCCCACAAGAAAGCTGTGGCTGAAAGAGAACATCAACTTTCTTTGAAAAAAGAG AAACTAAGAGATAACAAGGATGTACCTAAAG ATAAAACAGAGAAAAGGAAGGATTCTGCTCCATCAGGACAGTCAGAtgtaaagaagaaagagaaagatggTAATACTGTTAAGGAGGAAATTGAAAAAACTGGAGTGGATAACAATAAAATCGCCAAAAAGGAAGGTTCTGACATTGGTGACGAAGGCAAAAGTGCTGAGAAAAAGTCAGGGGAAACTGCTGCTGGTCAGACCACAAGTGGCGTGAAGTCTGTGAAAAAGAAGATTATAAAGAGGATTGTGAAACAGAAAGTTGGTACTAAGGCAAATTCAACTACCtccaaacaaataaacaaatcaGGTGAAAAGGATGTTACTGACCAAGTGACTACATCCAATGTTACTGATCAGGATGACAAATCCTCGGTGGATCCCACTGGGGTAAAAACCTTAGTTGCTGAGGATGTGTCTGTACAGAAAACTGATGGTGAGGAGGGAAAAGATAAGCAAATGAATAGTATTGAATCTAAAGCTCAAAACAATTTGGATCCATCTGTAAATGTAGTTGCTGGTGATCCTGCTGTTAAAACAACAAAGAAGAGGAAAATTATTAAGCGGGTACCTAAAAAGAAGGTGGTGGGTGAGGCTTCTAAATCTCTAGTTTCTGATCCTAAAAAGGAAGAGGGGAATCTAGGAGAAGATGGTACCCAGAGCTCTGGCAAGCAGATTGCAGATGCAACTACAGGAGGGACTGAGGTGAAGAAAATAGTGAAGGTAGTTcctaagaaaaagataaaaacacctGCCTCTAAGAAGCAAGATCTAACTGCCGATTCCAATACAACAGAAACAGTATCAGACAAAAAGGAAGAGGGGAATGTGGTCCCTGTTCAAGCACAGAATGACACGCAGAGCACTGGCAAGCAGACTGCCAATGCTGATACCACAGTGGTGACAGAGGTGAAGAAAACTGGGAAGGTTGTCCctaaaattcaatcaaagtcTGCTGCATCCGAAAAGCGAGACAATGCAGCTGATTCCAGTAAAACAGAAACGAAGTCTGATCATGATGACAACAAGGAAGAAAGAGGAACTGGTGAAAAAGGTGGCACAAAGACAGACAAGCAGAAAGCCTCTGATAAAGATGTTAATAATGTAAAGGGGAAAGTGAAAGAAGGGGACAAGTCACATGAGCGGAATGGAAAAGATGAATCTAAAAGCAAACCTAGTAAGGAAGTGAAGGAAAAGAGGAAGTCTGATGAACCTCCCAGACACGCTGGATTTATTCTTCAAACAAAAACGACTAAAGATTCTAAA ATGCGTTCTCTGTCATTGTCACTGGATTCATTGCTGGATTATACAGACAAAGATGTCGAAGAATCAACTCTTGAG CTTTCATTGTTTGCTGAATCATTTTATGAAATGCTCCAGTTTCAAATGGGCAGTAGAATTTTAACATTTCTTCAG AAACTGCGTATGAATTTTGTTATCAAAAGAAATCAGAGGAAGAGGCAGCGGGAAGACGAGCATGAGAAGGATGACGTGAACAAGTCCTCCCCGGTTAAGCGTCAAAAGGGAGATGATTCTTCTGTGAAGATTGAGCGGACGAATATGGACACTAACCCAACCCATTTAGATGATGAGAAAGCTGTTTCTGAGAATGATAACTCTAATAATGATAAGGAGGATGTTGTGAAGATGGAAGAGGAATCAGATGAGGAAGAAGATCCTGAGGAGGATCCGGAAGAATATGAGGAAATGGAAGATGGTAGTCCCAAACATGATGCATCCGATGACAAAAATGTTGAGCAAGAAGCGATTGCAGATATTAAACCTGAAAATATCACTAATGATAAAGCAACTGATGAAACTTCTAAAGGAGAGATCAAGGTTAAAGACGAGGTGCAAGAATCCAAGGCCGATACTCAgttgaaagaagaaaaggatGACACAAAGAAAGAAACTCCTGCTGTTAAGGAGGTTGTTGTGGACAGAGAATTGTTGCAG GCTTTCCGGTTTTTTGATCGTAACCGGGTTGGGTACATCAGG GTTGAAGATATGAGAATAATCATACATAATATGGGGATGTTCCTTTCACACAGGGATGTCAAG GAACTTGTACAAAGTGCATTGTTGGAGAGCAACACTGGGAGGGACGACCGAATTCTTTATAATAAGCTGGTGCGGATGAGTGATATTTGA
- the LOC114173976 gene encoding protein SHORT ROOT IN SALT MEDIUM 1 isoform X2 — protein MYSSRGSGGYGQSYTSQSAYAQNLGANYSGSSVGGHDVGQHSVASRHSTMLGGSQEVDVSGYRAHTSTAAQYGGQYSSVYGSAALSSAQQVPSLSTKGSASSALDGRGGYALGVSDSPKFASGDYVSSSSHAYGHKTEQLYGEKGLEYSGIDRRQYGERQSGYIGRDLTSDPAGRYAADPVGFSHQRQSEIYDRIDQAALLRQEQLLKAQSLQAASLDGGTRQADYLAARAAASRHPTQDLVSYGGRMDSDPRGSSMLSATSYGGQHAPSILGAAPRRNVDDLLYSQNASNPGYGVSLPPGRDYASGKGLHGNAMEIDYPGNVLPHGGHTDRKDDRASYLREFELREEERRRERLRERERDREKEKERERLRERERERERERDRIMERREKERERERKRAVETKHERTPARSSKDPRVTSKDLRGSSLTKEGRSSRRDSPHHGALHRHHSPVKEKRREYVCKVYPARLVDVERDYLLIDKRYPRLFVSPEFSKAIVNWPKENLKLSIHTPVSFEHDYIEEDSATEPRDSTSKLLLGQSPNSEQGNTVWNAKIILMNGLSRSALEELSSDKIVDDRIPHMCNFLRFAVLKKDHSFMAVGGPWKAVDGVDPSIDNNSLIKTALRYAKEVLQLDLQNCQRWNPFLEIHYDRIGKDGFFSHKEITVLYVPDLSDCLPSLDEWRDKWLAHKKAVAEREHQLSLKKEKLRDNKDVPKDKTEKRKDSAPSGQSDVKKKEKDGNTVKEEIEKTGVDNNKIAKKEGSDIGDEGKSAEKKSGETAAGQTTSGVKSVKKKIIKRIVKQKVGTKANSTTSKQINKSGEKDVTDQVTTSNVTDQDDKSSVDPTGVKTLVAEDVSVQKTDGEEGKDKQMNSIESKAQNNLDPSVNVVAGDPAVKTTKKRKIIKRVPKKKVVGEASKSLVSDPKKEEGNLGEDGTQSSGKQIADATTGGTEVKKIVKVVPKKKIKTPASKKQDLTADSNTTETVSDKKEEGNVVPVQAQNDTQSTGKQTANADTTVVTEVKKTGKVVPKIQSKSAASEKRDNAADSSKTETKSDHDDNKEERGTGEKGGTKTDKQKASDKDVNNVKGKVKEGDKSHERNGKDESKSKPSKEVKEKRKSDEPPRHAGFILQTKTTKDSKMRSLSLSLDSLLDYTDKDVEESTLELSLFAESFYEMLQFQMGSRILTFLQKLRMNFVIKRNQRKRQREDEHEKDDVNKSSPVKRQKGDDSSVKIERTNMDTNPTHLDDEKAVSENDNSNNDKEDVVKMEEESDEEEDPEEDPEEYEEMEDGSPKHDASDDKNVEQEAIADIKPENITNDKATDETSKGEIKVKDEVQESKADTQLKEEKDDTKKETPAVKEVVVDRELLQAFRFFDRNRVGYIRVEDMRIIIHNMGMFLSHRDVKELVQSALLESNTGRDDRILYNKLVRMSDI, from the exons ATGTATTCTTCACGAGGGAGTGGCGGTTACGGCCAATCCTACACGAGTCAATCCGCATATGCCCAGAAC CTGGGAGCTAATTACTCTGGGAGTTCCGTTGGGGGACATGATGTGGGTCAGCATTCCGTGGCTTCTAGGCATTCAACAATGTTAGGTGGTTCTCAGGAAGTTGATGTTAGTGGGTATAGGGCTCATACTTCCACTGCTGCACAGTATGGGGGACAGTATAGTTCTGTTTATGGCTCGGCTGCTTTAAGCAGTGCACAGCAG GTCCCTTCATTGAGTACTAAGGGTTCTGCATCATCAGCTTTAGATGGTCGTGGAGGTTATGCTTTGGGTGTCTCTGATTCACCTAAGTTTGCTTCCGGAGATTATGTCTCCTCCTCAAGCCATGCATATGGTCACAAAACTGAACAATTGTATGGTGAAAAAGGTTTGGAGTATTCTGGAATAGATAGGAGGCAATATGGTGAACGACAGAGTGGTTACATTGGTAGGGACTTGACAAGTGATCCAGCTGGAAGATATGCTGCTGATCCTGTTGGGTTTAGTCATCAACGTCAG TCAGAAATATATGACCGCATTGATCAGGCAGCTTTGCTTCGACAAGAGCAGTTGCTTAAAGCTCAGTCTCTGCAAGCTGCATCACTTGATGGGGGTACTAG ACAAGCTGATTATCTTGCAGCTAGGGCTGCTGCTAGTCGTCACCCCACTCAAGATCTTGTGTCCTATGGAGGAAGAATGGATTCTGATCCCCGTGGTTCGTCCATGCTAAGTGCTACTTCTTATGGTGGACAACATGCACCATCAATATTAGGAGCAGCTCCAAGGAGAAATGTGGATGATCTCTTGTATTCTCAAAATGCTTCAAACCCTGGTTATGGAGTGAGCCTACCTCCTGGTAGGGACTATGCCAGTGGTAAAGGTCTTCATGGGAATGCCATGGAGATAGACTACCCAGGAAATGTGCTGCCACATGGTGGGCATACTGATCGCAAGGATGACCGAGCCAGCTATCTACGAGAATTTGAGCTAAGGGAAGAAGAGCGACGCCGGGAGCGCTTGCGTGAGAGAGAGAGGGAcagagaaaaggagaaagaacgTGAACGATTGCGAGAACGGGAACGAGAAAGGGAACGCGAAAGGGATCGCATTATGGAGCGGCGTGAGAAGGAGAGGGAGCGTGAGCGCAAACGTGCAGTTGAAACTAAGCATGAACGAACTCCAGCGAGATCCTCCAAGGATCCCCGTGTTACTTCAAAAGATCTCCGTGGGTCATCTTTGACAAAGGAAGGGAGATCTTCTCGACGGGACTCCCCACATCATGGTGCTTTACATAG GCACCATTCACCTGTTAAAGAAAAACGGAGAGAATATGTCTGCAAG GTATACCCAGCCCGTTTGGTAGATGTTGAGAGGGATTACCTCTTGATAGATAAGCGATATCCCCGACTGTTTGTCTCTCCTGAATTCTCCAAG gcTATTGTGAATTGGCCAAAGGAAAACCTTAAATTGTCTATTCACACTCCTGTCAG TTTTGAGCATGACTATATTGAAGAAGACAGTGCAACTGAGCCTAGGGACTCCACCAGCAAGCTTTTGCTGGGACAATCTCCAAATTCAGAACAAGGAAATACAGTTTGGAATGCCAAA ATAATCTTGATGAATGGACTTAGTAGGTCTGCATTGGAAGAGTTATCCTCTGATAAAATTGTTGATGATCGCATTCCTCATATGTGCAATTTCCTTAGATTTGCGGTTCTTAAGAAGGACCATTCATTCATGGCAGTTGGCGGTCCTTGGAAAGCTGTGGATGGGGTTGATCCATCTATTGACAATAACTCCTTAATCAAAACTGCTCTAAG ATATGCAAAGGAAGTACTTCAACTTGACTTGCAGAATTGTCAACGGTGGAATCCTTTTCTAGAG ATACATTATGATAGAATTGGCAAAGATGGTTTCTTTAGCCACAAGGAGATCACTGTTCTTTATGTTCCCGATTTGTCGGACTGCCTCCCTTCGTTGGATGAATGGCGTGACAAATGGCTTGCCCACAAGAAAGCTGTGGCTGAAAGAGAACATCAACTTTCTTTGAAAAAAGAG AAACTAAGAGATAACAAGGATGTACCTAAAG ATAAAACAGAGAAAAGGAAGGATTCTGCTCCATCAGGACAGTCAGAtgtaaagaagaaagagaaagatggTAATACTGTTAAGGAGGAAATTGAAAAAACTGGAGTGGATAACAATAAAATCGCCAAAAAGGAAGGTTCTGACATTGGTGACGAAGGCAAAAGTGCTGAGAAAAAGTCAGGGGAAACTGCTGCTGGTCAGACCACAAGTGGCGTGAAGTCTGTGAAAAAGAAGATTATAAAGAGGATTGTGAAACAGAAAGTTGGTACTAAGGCAAATTCAACTACCtccaaacaaataaacaaatcaGGTGAAAAGGATGTTACTGACCAAGTGACTACATCCAATGTTACTGATCAGGATGACAAATCCTCGGTGGATCCCACTGGGGTAAAAACCTTAGTTGCTGAGGATGTGTCTGTACAGAAAACTGATGGTGAGGAGGGAAAAGATAAGCAAATGAATAGTATTGAATCTAAAGCTCAAAACAATTTGGATCCATCTGTAAATGTAGTTGCTGGTGATCCTGCTGTTAAAACAACAAAGAAGAGGAAAATTATTAAGCGGGTACCTAAAAAGAAGGTGGTGGGTGAGGCTTCTAAATCTCTAGTTTCTGATCCTAAAAAGGAAGAGGGGAATCTAGGAGAAGATGGTACCCAGAGCTCTGGCAAGCAGATTGCAGATGCAACTACAGGAGGGACTGAGGTGAAGAAAATAGTGAAGGTAGTTcctaagaaaaagataaaaacacctGCCTCTAAGAAGCAAGATCTAACTGCCGATTCCAATACAACAGAAACAGTATCAGACAAAAAGGAAGAGGGGAATGTGGTCCCTGTTCAAGCACAGAATGACACGCAGAGCACTGGCAAGCAGACTGCCAATGCTGATACCACAGTGGTGACAGAGGTGAAGAAAACTGGGAAGGTTGTCCctaaaattcaatcaaagtcTGCTGCATCCGAAAAGCGAGACAATGCAGCTGATTCCAGTAAAACAGAAACGAAGTCTGATCATGATGACAACAAGGAAGAAAGAGGAACTGGTGAAAAAGGTGGCACAAAGACAGACAAGCAGAAAGCCTCTGATAAAGATGTTAATAATGTAAAGGGGAAAGTGAAAGAAGGGGACAAGTCACATGAGCGGAATGGAAAAGATGAATCTAAAAGCAAACCTAGTAAGGAAGTGAAGGAAAAGAGGAAGTCTGATGAACCTCCCAGACACGCTGGATTTATTCTTCAAACAAAAACGACTAAAGATTCTAAA ATGCGTTCTCTGTCATTGTCACTGGATTCATTGCTGGATTATACAGACAAAGATGTCGAAGAATCAACTCTTGAG CTTTCATTGTTTGCTGAATCATTTTATGAAATGCTCCAGTTTCAAATGGGCAGTAGAATTTTAACATTTCTTCAG AAACTGCGTATGAATTTTGTTATCAAAAGAAATCAGAGGAAGAGGCAGCGGGAAGACGAGCATGAGAAGGATGACGTGAACAAGTCCTCCCCGGTTAAGCGTCAAAAGGGAGATGATTCTTCTGTGAAGATTGAGCGGACGAATATGGACACTAACCCAACCCATTTAGATGATGAGAAAGCTGTTTCTGAGAATGATAACTCTAATAATGATAAGGAGGATGTTGTGAAGATGGAAGAGGAATCAGATGAGGAAGAAGATCCTGAGGAGGATCCGGAAGAATATGAGGAAATGGAAGATGGTAGTCCCAAACATGATGCATCCGATGACAAAAATGTTGAGCAAGAAGCGATTGCAGATATTAAACCTGAAAATATCACTAATGATAAAGCAACTGATGAAACTTCTAAAGGAGAGATCAAGGTTAAAGACGAGGTGCAAGAATCCAAGGCCGATACTCAgttgaaagaagaaaaggatGACACAAAGAAAGAAACTCCTGCTGTTAAGGAGGTTGTTGTGGACAGAGAATTGTTGCAG GCTTTCCGGTTTTTTGATCGTAACCGGGTTGGGTACATCAGG GTTGAAGATATGAGAATAATCATACATAATATGGGGATGTTCCTTTCACACAGGGATGTCAAG GAACTTGTACAAAGTGCATTGTTGGAGAGCAACACTGGGAGGGACGACCGAATTCTTTATAATAAGCTGGTGCGGATGAGTGATATTTGA